One Fibrobacter sp. UBA4297 DNA window includes the following coding sequences:
- a CDS encoding GntR family transcriptional regulator, whose amino-acid sequence MLIEDVKKSIIDASFHDGEKMPSVRKMAEHLGLSVNTVHRAYKILASEKYVQLVHGKGCFWGTAPSFEVKAEESVYSVVERHFQNDLDSGYLNAFDELPSCKELSNRYNVSLYIVKKFLMQKCAQGILRHVGHRFFFSEERSVEKSNYILFVHRSNEIGRLKIESERESDVFRTFAQIAAEQKIAVKFIGYHEASNQFYLSTGESFVVKNDTHCLGVFLSTWLVDDAAKLFAHFASFKNPISVWWEYAPDVIPVIARNKKKWAFYNVAFGKEAGVIVGRYLKSKNIGQVHYLSPYHASFWSKARLLGLQESGIDVVPLVDDRFASPFDLMDAANRDGLESQSLLNNVLDSLLKNAILDKFVCSNDWVAASLIDYFKAKKLPTPYVVGFDDTIESYRYVFDSFAFNVGTMVKEAIYHIVAPTIYAEQRRQMQTPLGRVVEKH is encoded by the coding sequence TTGCTAATTGAAGATGTAAAAAAATCAATTATCGATGCCAGTTTTCACGATGGCGAAAAGATGCCCTCCGTTCGTAAAATGGCGGAACATCTAGGCCTTTCTGTCAATACGGTCCATCGTGCGTACAAGATTTTGGCGAGTGAAAAATACGTGCAGCTTGTGCACGGCAAGGGTTGTTTTTGGGGGACCGCTCCATCGTTCGAAGTAAAAGCCGAAGAGAGCGTCTATTCTGTAGTGGAACGTCATTTCCAGAATGATTTGGATAGCGGGTATCTGAACGCCTTTGACGAACTTCCTTCGTGCAAGGAACTTTCGAACCGTTATAATGTTTCGCTTTACATTGTCAAAAAGTTTTTGATGCAAAAGTGCGCGCAAGGGATTTTGCGCCATGTGGGACATCGCTTTTTCTTTAGCGAAGAACGCTCGGTCGAAAAATCGAATTACATTTTGTTTGTGCACCGTTCCAATGAAATCGGTCGATTGAAGATTGAGTCCGAACGTGAATCCGATGTGTTTCGCACATTCGCGCAAATTGCGGCAGAACAGAAAATTGCAGTGAAGTTTATCGGGTACCATGAAGCATCAAACCAGTTCTATTTATCGACGGGTGAAAGCTTTGTTGTAAAGAACGATACTCATTGCCTGGGGGTATTCCTCTCAACGTGGCTTGTGGATGATGCTGCGAAGTTGTTTGCTCATTTTGCATCGTTCAAAAATCCGATTTCGGTCTGGTGGGAATACGCTCCAGATGTAATTCCGGTGATTGCTCGCAATAAAAAGAAGTGGGCGTTTTACAATGTGGCCTTTGGCAAGGAGGCTGGAGTCATTGTTGGGCGTTACCTTAAAAGTAAGAATATAGGACAAGTTCACTACCTATCGCCATACCATGCCAGTTTTTGGTCAAAGGCGCGCTTGCTTGGGTTGCAAGAATCTGGAATTGATGTCGTGCCGCTTGTTGATGACCGCTTTGCTTCTCCGTTTGACTTGATGGATGCCGCCAATCGTGATGGTCTTGAAAGCCAGTCGCTTTTGAATAACGTTTTAGATTCGCTTTTGAAGAATGCAATTTTGGATAAATTTGTATGTTCCAATGACTGGGTGGCAGCTTCGCTGATTGATTACTTCAAGGCGAAAAAGTTGCCGACGCCGTATGTGGTGGGCTTTGACGATACGATTGAAAGTTACCGCTATGTGTTTGATTCGTTTGCTTTTAACGTCGGGACGATGGTGAAAGAGGCTATTTACCACATTGTCGCGCCGACCATATATGCAGAACAGCGGCGCCAAATGCAGACGCCGCTTGGAAGAGTTGTCGAGAAACACTAG
- a CDS encoding glycosyl hydrolase family 8, which yields MRNIFEEIGKTPAEIEAKLNKAFAQLFEGDCENERICFDKGDDMAYIVDIGHNDIRSEGMSYGMTVAALLGKQDLFDKLWKFAKTHMKNTEGDLAGYYAWQVSTADFSMMDPGAAPDGEEYFAAALLYAAKKFNCDNYKKDAVELINDMAHKPQSGDVYTMMDANTGLVRFSPMKGNDYTDPSYNTVAFYRMYGEASGDKIWNKIADNSVAYLKKACHPITGLAADYSEFDGTPKKTSWHPVSDCFCGDAWRVVWNIGLDAATLQDKGERSDVSEWEVSAVKKILGYLHGRRPYLADMRVDGSAFPREARPATGGLIAMNAASTVALPAGDPLIKPFAEDLWNMDVPTGTWRYYDGLLYMLGLLACSGKFNV from the coding sequence ATGAGAAACATTTTTGAAGAAATTGGTAAGACCCCCGCCGAAATCGAGGCAAAACTCAACAAGGCTTTTGCACAACTGTTCGAAGGCGACTGTGAAAACGAACGCATTTGCTTTGACAAGGGCGACGACATGGCGTACATCGTGGATATCGGCCACAATGACATCCGCTCCGAAGGTATGAGCTACGGCATGACGGTCGCCGCTCTCCTCGGCAAGCAAGACCTTTTCGACAAGCTCTGGAAATTCGCCAAGACGCACATGAAGAACACCGAAGGCGACCTTGCCGGTTATTACGCATGGCAAGTTTCGACCGCCGACTTTTCGATGATGGATCCGGGCGCCGCCCCGGATGGAGAAGAATACTTTGCTGCAGCGCTCCTTTACGCCGCCAAGAAATTCAATTGCGATAACTACAAGAAAGACGCCGTTGAGCTCATCAATGACATGGCGCACAAGCCGCAGTCTGGCGATGTATACACGATGATGGACGCAAACACAGGCCTCGTGCGATTTTCCCCCATGAAGGGTAACGATTACACCGATCCGAGCTACAACACGGTCGCCTTCTACAGAATGTACGGCGAAGCAAGCGGTGACAAGATTTGGAACAAGATTGCAGACAACAGTGTTGCCTACTTGAAAAAGGCTTGCCACCCGATCACGGGACTTGCCGCCGACTACAGCGAATTTGACGGAACACCCAAGAAAACATCATGGCACCCGGTTAGCGACTGCTTCTGCGGAGACGCTTGGCGCGTCGTGTGGAACATCGGGCTTGACGCAGCAACATTACAAGACAAGGGCGAACGCAGCGACGTGAGCGAATGGGAAGTTTCTGCGGTCAAGAAGATTCTCGGTTACCTCCACGGGCGTCGCCCGTACCTCGCCGACATGCGTGTCGACGGGAGCGCGTTCCCGCGCGAGGCAAGGCCTGCTACGGGCGGCCTCATCGCCATGAACGCAGCATCGACTGTTGCACTTCCCGCAGGCGATCCGCTTATCAAGCCGTTTGCCGAAGACCTTTGGAATATGGATGTTCCGACAGGCACATGGCGCTACTACGACGGACTCCTGTACATGCTCGGGCTCCTCGCCTGCTCTGGGAAATTTAACGTTTGA
- the rpsD gene encoding 30S ribosomal protein S4, with amino-acid sequence MSSFRGPKGKVARSLGVAVSQKTQKALDRRNFAPGQHGQTRKKSASVYKQQLVEKQRLRFTYNISEAQLAKAYKEANRREGSAGDNLMILLETRLDAVVYRMGFARTIFAARQYVAHGHFTVNGVRSFSPSRLIKAGDVIAVREQSKEHVQIKEAIASAAAAPEYLSVDLGKMQGTLVKLPLRDQIPVKLEEQLVVEYYSR; translated from the coding sequence ATGTCCTCCTTCCGCGGACCTAAAGGTAAAGTAGCACGCTCTCTCGGCGTTGCCGTTTCTCAGAAGACTCAAAAGGCTCTCGACCGCCGCAACTTCGCACCTGGCCAGCATGGTCAGACCCGCAAGAAGTCTGCTTCCGTTTACAAGCAGCAGTTGGTCGAAAAGCAGCGTCTTCGTTTCACCTACAACATTTCCGAAGCTCAGCTTGCCAAGGCATACAAGGAAGCTAACCGTCGTGAAGGTTCTGCAGGTGACAACCTGATGATCTTGCTCGAAACTCGTCTTGACGCAGTCGTCTACCGCATGGGTTTTGCCCGTACGATCTTCGCTGCTCGTCAGTACGTTGCACACGGTCACTTCACTGTGAACGGTGTTCGTAGCTTCTCTCCGAGCCGCCTCATCAAGGCTGGCGACGTGATCGCTGTTCGTGAACAGTCCAAGGAACACGTGCAGATCAAGGAAGCAATCGCTTCTGCAGCTGCCGCTCCGGAATACTTGTCTGTCGATCTCGGCAAGATGCAGGGTACTCTCGTGAAGCTTCCGCTCCGCGACCAGATCCCGGTCAAGCTCGAAGAACAGCTCGTCGTGGAATACTACTCCAGGTAG
- a CDS encoding endonuclease, whose protein sequence is MKVSASAVALILCVFAAFSFAKVDPEAAPRHYNYRDAGKQMRRIYYGELQETIYCGCRYLDKKHVDYSTCNYKPRENPNRKSLERTKRIEWEHIVTAHNMGQHLPCWRDGGRKNCSANDTTFKIMEGDLHNLYPAIGEVNGDRSNFMFSQWTNNPVPMYGQCETIVDFKDKKVQPRKEVRGLIARVHFYMEKTYNINISKQDRKLFEAWDKMYPVTERECERDRRIFKVQGDHNPFVFEKCQDSVDK, encoded by the coding sequence ATGAAAGTTTCAGCAAGCGCTGTCGCTTTGATTCTTTGCGTTTTCGCAGCATTTTCGTTTGCGAAAGTCGATCCCGAGGCCGCCCCTCGTCACTACAACTACCGCGATGCAGGCAAGCAAATGAGGCGCATCTACTACGGTGAACTCCAGGAAACCATCTACTGCGGTTGCCGCTATCTCGACAAAAAGCACGTGGACTATAGCACCTGCAACTACAAGCCGCGCGAAAACCCCAACCGCAAAAGCCTTGAACGCACCAAGCGCATCGAATGGGAACACATCGTCACCGCCCACAACATGGGCCAGCACCTCCCCTGCTGGCGCGACGGCGGCCGCAAGAACTGCAGTGCGAACGACACCACATTCAAAATCATGGAAGGCGACCTCCACAACCTCTACCCCGCCATCGGCGAAGTGAACGGAGACCGTAGCAACTTCATGTTCAGCCAGTGGACGAACAACCCAGTTCCCATGTACGGGCAGTGCGAAACCATCGTCGATTTCAAGGACAAGAAGGTCCAACCCCGCAAAGAAGTCCGAGGCTTAATCGCCCGCGTGCATTTCTACATGGAAAAGACCTACAACATCAACATTTCCAAGCAAGACCGCAAACTTTTCGAAGCCTGGGACAAAATGTACCCCGTCACCGAGCGCGAATGCGAGCGCGATCGCCGCATTTTCAAGGTCCAGGGAGACCACAACCCCTTCGTCTTCGAGAAATGCCAAGATTCTGTTGACAAGTAG
- a CDS encoding bifunctional folylpolyglutamate synthase/dihydrofolate synthase, whose translation MIQNGLEYLNSRLIFGMMPGLASTRKLCEALGNPQKKFKTIHVVGTNGKGSTSYYLSGVLQAHGLKTGLYTSPHLVSMRERIRVNDLPIDDESLDRLIMQVKSAAEKTQVEPTFFEVLTIVAFLYYAEQNIDVAVLEAGMGGRLDSTAVADGDLIVLTSIGLEHTEVLGSTESAILKEKMGVAGSAQSIISNGRSKTFVLGGLSEALIAEAKIFASSHSCSCVIPEIRNDIELPNLGQHYVENASLSLKAAELFLQKSRNISVADAVVNKGIVYDDALALKTLATCSWAGRMQKLIDANGVTKFILDGAHNSHAVRRLVETLGKYYPNQKFHCVFGALRDKDVGEMLKLMAPHVSHWHITRTPYPRFRELIDLQGELEKLGLNVASAGEFSREYLNEVCASVTDGSPVLITGSLYMIGATVQALKDDFDGLAFFRGMEPTTNEHR comes from the coding sequence ATGATTCAGAACGGATTGGAATATTTGAATTCCCGCCTCATATTCGGGATGATGCCGGGTCTTGCTTCTACCCGTAAACTTTGTGAAGCTCTCGGAAATCCTCAAAAAAAGTTTAAGACGATTCATGTTGTTGGCACGAATGGCAAGGGCTCGACGAGCTATTACTTGTCGGGTGTTTTGCAAGCGCACGGCCTCAAGACGGGACTTTATACAAGCCCGCACTTGGTGAGCATGCGTGAACGCATCCGCGTGAACGATTTGCCGATTGATGATGAATCGCTCGACCGCCTGATTATGCAGGTCAAGTCCGCAGCCGAAAAAACGCAAGTGGAACCGACGTTCTTTGAAGTTTTGACGATTGTCGCATTCCTCTATTACGCAGAACAGAACATCGATGTGGCGGTCTTGGAAGCGGGTATGGGCGGTCGCTTGGATAGCACTGCCGTTGCCGATGGTGATTTGATTGTTCTTACAAGCATTGGACTTGAACACACTGAAGTTCTCGGTAGCACGGAATCTGCTATCCTCAAGGAAAAAATGGGCGTGGCGGGTTCTGCACAAAGTATCATTTCAAATGGCCGTAGCAAGACTTTTGTCTTAGGTGGCTTGAGCGAAGCTTTGATTGCCGAAGCGAAAATTTTTGCGTCTTCTCACAGCTGCTCGTGTGTTATCCCGGAAATTCGTAACGATATTGAGCTCCCGAATTTAGGACAACATTACGTCGAAAATGCAAGCCTTTCTCTCAAGGCCGCGGAACTGTTTTTACAAAAGTCGCGCAACATTTCTGTTGCGGATGCTGTTGTGAATAAAGGAATTGTTTACGACGACGCTCTTGCACTCAAAACACTTGCGACGTGCTCCTGGGCGGGCCGTATGCAAAAGCTTATAGATGCAAACGGTGTAACGAAGTTTATTCTAGATGGTGCGCACAATTCTCATGCAGTTCGTCGTCTAGTCGAAACTCTTGGCAAGTATTATCCGAACCAGAAATTCCATTGCGTGTTTGGTGCGCTCCGCGACAAGGATGTTGGCGAGATGCTCAAGCTCATGGCTCCGCATGTGAGTCATTGGCATATCACGCGTACGCCGTATCCGCGATTCCGTGAACTCATTGATTTGCAGGGTGAGCTAGAAAAGCTTGGGTTGAATGTCGCAAGTGCGGGCGAGTTTTCCCGCGAATATCTCAATGAAGTTTGTGCAAGCGTTACGGATGGTTCGCCGGTGCTCATTACAGGTAGCCTTTACATGATCGGGGCGACTGTGCAAGCGCTCAAGGACGATTTTGACGGGCTTGCGTTTTTCCGTGGGATGGAGCCCACAACAAACGAACACCGGTAA
- a CDS encoding MotA/TolQ/ExbB proton channel family protein, with the protein MNNTVPVLQMITQSDIVTMIILGILAFMSLGSWGIIIVKFFKHKSNLRANAKFFKEFCKLKHFSELQKLCTVSNDSALRLLSVEVLNEVSKFKGKVTYESIQHRSSLLEDAIQRSIEGIRMGEDRYLTFLATSSNLAPFFGLLGTVWGIMIAFFQIGHHGSADLTVVAPGIAMALITTVAGLLVAIPASAGYNYFTSKNGSNETSYYNFGSQVLSLFKRGDMLAVEGVAEEEA; encoded by the coding sequence TTGAACAATACAGTACCTGTCCTGCAAATGATTACGCAGTCCGATATTGTGACCATGATTATTCTCGGGATTCTCGCCTTTATGTCGCTTGGCTCCTGGGGCATCATCATCGTGAAATTCTTTAAGCATAAATCAAATTTGCGTGCGAACGCCAAGTTTTTTAAGGAATTTTGCAAGCTCAAGCATTTCTCTGAACTCCAAAAACTTTGCACGGTTTCGAACGATAGCGCACTCCGTCTGTTGAGCGTCGAAGTCTTGAACGAAGTGTCCAAGTTCAAGGGTAAAGTAACTTACGAATCTATTCAGCATCGTTCCTCCTTACTCGAAGATGCTATCCAGCGTTCGATCGAAGGTATCCGCATGGGCGAGGACCGCTATTTGACTTTCCTTGCCACGAGTTCTAACTTGGCTCCGTTCTTTGGCTTGCTCGGTACGGTTTGGGGCATCATGATTGCGTTCTTCCAGATTGGTCATCATGGCTCTGCGGACTTGACCGTTGTCGCTCCGGGTATCGCTATGGCTCTTATCACTACGGTGGCAGGCCTTTTGGTGGCTATCCCTGCCTCTGCCGGGTACAATTACTTTACCTCTAAAAATGGAAGTAACGAAACTTCTTATTACAACTTTGGATCGCAAGTTTTGAGCTTGTTTAAGAGAGGTGACATGCTCGCTGTTGAAGGAGTTGCCGAGGAGGAAGCGTGA
- a CDS encoding ExbD/TolR family protein yields MKRSRRKDLKQELNLTNMIDIVFAILIVFILCAPLMSQGVKVNLPQVKAPTMEQQKLLKVSITKNLEIFIADMQVDMESFESIFKSLWNGEMAVVINSDEAVSYGFVMKVVTLVQKLGVTKLGFLTMTPKDELVNEKK; encoded by the coding sequence GTGAAACGCAGCCGCCGTAAGGACTTAAAGCAGGAACTCAACCTCACGAACATGATTGACATCGTGTTCGCCATCTTGATTGTGTTTATTTTGTGCGCACCGTTGATGAGCCAGGGCGTGAAGGTCAATCTCCCGCAGGTCAAGGCTCCGACGATGGAACAGCAGAAACTTTTGAAAGTTTCCATCACCAAGAACCTCGAAATTTTCATCGCCGATATGCAGGTGGACATGGAAAGCTTCGAGAGCATTTTCAAGTCGCTGTGGAACGGCGAAATGGCTGTGGTCATCAATTCGGACGAGGCTGTAAGTTACGGCTTTGTGATGAAGGTTGTGACGCTGGTGCAAAAGCTCGGTGTAACGAAGCTCGGTTTCTTGACAATGACTCCAAAAGACGAACTGGTAAATGAAAAGAAATAG
- a CDS encoding energy transducer TonB — protein sequence MKRNRDHIQYFETENDGSLFKIIVCAVVFHLAVVGTLIALNNIDLSKPAEEIPVFEMVQVDEPVKAPAAKTALPEPEPQQAPKVEPPPPQPPEPVPETTPEPEPAPEPTPVKTLEPEAPQVPEEPAPEVKPDTPEPVPVPEPKAEEKKPEEKVEKPKPVEKPVEKPVEKVAKKTVEKKKVEKKPAKKPKDDDFDIDDLNLQKSFEMPSLKAVNPIDMDPLMQVFLERAKAKIMSNFNPPNGLTIDRDAKTTVQFTVERSGAITSVFLKRSSSNSAWDHLSMRAVKISKLPELPPTYKGSSLVLQFNFTPN from the coding sequence ATGAAAAGAAATAGGGACCATATCCAATATTTCGAGACGGAAAACGATGGATCTTTGTTCAAGATCATCGTGTGTGCTGTCGTGTTTCATTTGGCGGTTGTCGGGACTTTGATCGCTCTCAACAACATTGATTTGAGCAAGCCTGCCGAAGAAATTCCCGTGTTCGAGATGGTGCAAGTCGATGAACCGGTAAAAGCTCCTGCGGCTAAGACTGCTTTGCCGGAGCCTGAACCGCAGCAAGCGCCGAAGGTGGAACCTCCACCTCCGCAACCGCCCGAGCCTGTGCCTGAAACGACTCCGGAACCGGAACCTGCTCCAGAGCCGACTCCTGTGAAAACGCTAGAGCCGGAAGCTCCGCAAGTTCCTGAAGAGCCCGCTCCTGAAGTGAAGCCGGATACTCCGGAACCTGTGCCTGTGCCGGAACCCAAGGCCGAAGAAAAAAAGCCGGAAGAAAAAGTCGAAAAGCCGAAGCCGGTCGAGAAGCCTGTTGAAAAGCCGGTGGAAAAGGTCGCTAAAAAAACAGTTGAAAAGAAGAAGGTCGAAAAGAAACCTGCGAAAAAGCCGAAGGATGACGACTTTGATATCGATGACTTGAATTTGCAGAAGTCGTTTGAAATGCCGAGCCTCAAGGCGGTGAATCCGATTGATATGGACCCGCTGATGCAAGTGTTCTTGGAACGCGCAAAGGCGAAAATCATGAGCAATTTCAACCCGCCAAACGGACTGACGATTGATCGTGATGCAAAAACGACGGTACAGTTTACAGTTGAACGCTCGGGTGCGATTACTAGCGTGTTCCTCAAGCGTTCTTCGTCGAACAGTGCGTGGGACCATTTGTCGATGCGAGCGGTGAAGATTTCGAAGTTGCCGGAACTCCCGCCGACGTACAAGGGATCAAGTCTTGTGTTGCAGTTTAACTTTACGCCGAACTAG
- a CDS encoding translocation protein TolB: MMNKIKLLFVFVAMALAVPAFAAIDTIAVDVGISVFQTMPIGVVPFEENGNIKWTNEAPHLILTRDANLTGRFEAVSSDKFDLVLFSKKRARQYVTGNATKLPNGKIKLDCYLYASETKDVLLGESYTVKPYDVRQAVHSFFDKVVYRLFGERGVASTKLAYVSKIDGVKQVVISDYDGFSRRQITRDSSINMMPVWQKGNKGLVYVNFRKQRPNLYAITFGGKETPLFTQFKQTFSPAVNPKTGELLFSVTEGAKTELYRGDMKTGSAQKFLHLKSNQVSPSWSPFASEVLFTSDRGGSPQVYAVGKDGTDVRRITYMGHYNERASWSPEGDRIVYTSMDDGKMNIYTCALDGTDIIQLTSNAGNNEHPTWSPDGKLIAFASDRGGNYQIYIMRKDGSGVTRITNGSENTSPTWSWFFDEKKVK, translated from the coding sequence ATGATGAATAAAATAAAGTTGCTTTTTGTGTTTGTTGCGATGGCGCTTGCGGTGCCTGCGTTTGCGGCGATTGATACGATTGCAGTGGATGTGGGAATTTCGGTATTCCAGACGATGCCGATTGGCGTTGTGCCTTTTGAAGAAAATGGAAACATCAAGTGGACAAATGAAGCTCCGCATTTGATTTTGACGCGTGATGCAAACCTCACGGGGCGTTTTGAAGCTGTGAGTTCGGATAAGTTTGACTTGGTGCTTTTTAGCAAGAAACGCGCTCGCCAGTACGTGACCGGCAATGCGACCAAGCTCCCGAATGGAAAAATCAAGCTTGATTGCTATCTGTATGCTTCCGAGACGAAGGACGTATTGCTTGGCGAAAGCTATACCGTGAAGCCTTATGACGTGCGTCAGGCGGTGCATTCGTTCTTTGACAAGGTCGTTTATCGCTTGTTCGGGGAACGCGGTGTCGCTTCGACGAAGCTTGCTTATGTTTCGAAAATCGATGGCGTGAAGCAGGTCGTGATTTCGGATTACGATGGTTTTTCTCGTCGCCAGATTACGCGCGATTCTTCGATTAATATGATGCCGGTTTGGCAGAAGGGCAATAAGGGCCTTGTGTATGTGAACTTCCGCAAGCAACGTCCGAACCTTTACGCCATCACGTTTGGCGGCAAGGAAACCCCGCTCTTTACGCAGTTCAAGCAGACGTTTAGCCCGGCAGTAAACCCGAAGACCGGAGAACTTCTTTTCTCGGTGACGGAAGGTGCAAAGACGGAACTTTATCGCGGCGATATGAAGACGGGTTCTGCGCAGAAGTTCTTGCACTTGAAATCGAATCAGGTGAGCCCTTCTTGGAGCCCGTTTGCAAGCGAAGTGCTCTTTACGAGTGACCGTGGTGGCTCTCCGCAAGTGTACGCGGTAGGGAAGGATGGCACGGACGTGCGCCGCATTACGTACATGGGCCATTACAATGAACGTGCAAGCTGGTCCCCAGAAGGTGACCGCATTGTCTACACATCGATGGACGATGGCAAGATGAACATTTATACGTGCGCTCTCGATGGTACGGATATTATCCAGCTGACCTCGAACGCAGGGAATAACGAACACCCGACTTGGTCGCCCGATGGCAAGCTGATTGCATTTGCCAGTGACCGTGGCGGTAATTATCAAATTTATATTATGCGTAAAGATGGGAGCGGCGTGACTCGCATTACGAATGGTAGCGAAAATACTTCGCCGACTTGGTCCTGGTTCTTTGACGAGAAAAAAGTTAAATAG
- a CDS encoding OmpA family protein, producing MGKIFKLALMGTAVALFAWGCSKEKPETDPQPQTAPEAPADSTLNLDALVADTLSADSLARLEAERLEAERARLEELINRIMLEDVYFDYDRSELTENAKRLLAQVAEILVNENRFIVTVEGHTDARGTEDYNISLGARRSTVVREFLIAYGVDANRLVSVSYGKERPKVQGTDETAYSKNRRAHFRVSIDQ from the coding sequence ATGGGTAAGATATTTAAACTTGCTTTGATGGGTACTGCAGTTGCGCTCTTCGCTTGGGGCTGCAGCAAGGAAAAGCCGGAAACGGATCCGCAACCGCAAACGGCGCCGGAAGCTCCTGCGGATTCGACGCTCAATCTCGATGCGCTTGTGGCAGATACGTTAAGCGCGGATTCTTTGGCTCGTTTGGAAGCGGAACGCCTTGAAGCAGAACGTGCACGCCTAGAAGAATTGATCAACCGCATCATGCTTGAAGATGTGTACTTTGACTATGACCGCTCCGAATTGACCGAGAATGCAAAGCGCTTGCTTGCGCAAGTGGCTGAAATCCTGGTCAATGAAAATCGCTTTATCGTGACTGTTGAAGGCCATACAGATGCTCGCGGTACCGAAGACTACAATATTTCTCTGGGTGCTCGCCGCTCGACTGTGGTGCGTGAGTTCTTGATTGCGTACGGCGTGGATGCCAACAGGCTTGTTTCAGTGAGCTATGGCAAGGAGCGTCCGAAGGTTCAGGGAACTGACGAAACGGCGTATTCCAAGAATCGCAGAGCGCATTTCCGCGTGTCCATTGATCAATAG
- a CDS encoding tetratricopeptide repeat protein, translating into MNLKTLSLGVVLASFVLSGCSSITMLRTKEMRAVGDDVIAKNDSAYKALSAENASLRAELDSVKAQLDASAVAQKRLQAEVTVLSNRMSEETVRRDTRQEEIIYRLDLLLGKSDKILAKKVVVNNGVASAVMEPDANAEKMIEAETMFNAAHSDYHRGEYKLAYNGFKQVYELVKKGEMAEGALYWMSLCLMEANQPAKAKTLLTNLVDSNPNGMKACAGMYKLATIYGNECNLDRKKQYLQMILSNNTCASTPELEQAAISLQEMLDFKSPDGRSATEICREQMR; encoded by the coding sequence GTGAATTTGAAGACTTTATCTCTAGGCGTTGTTTTGGCATCTTTTGTGCTATCGGGATGCAGTAGCATTACGATGTTGCGCACAAAAGAAATGCGTGCAGTCGGTGACGATGTCATTGCTAAGAATGATTCGGCGTACAAGGCTCTTTCGGCTGAAAATGCATCACTCCGTGCAGAACTTGATAGCGTAAAGGCTCAGCTTGATGCTTCTGCAGTGGCGCAAAAGCGCTTGCAGGCCGAAGTGACTGTGCTTTCGAATCGCATGAGCGAAGAAACGGTCCGCCGCGATACGCGTCAGGAAGAAATCATTTACCGCTTGGATTTGCTACTTGGTAAGTCTGACAAGATTTTGGCAAAGAAGGTCGTGGTGAACAATGGCGTGGCTAGCGCCGTGATGGAACCGGACGCCAATGCCGAAAAGATGATTGAAGCGGAAACGATGTTCAATGCCGCTCATTCGGATTATCACCGTGGCGAATACAAGCTTGCGTACAATGGCTTTAAGCAGGTTTATGAGCTTGTGAAAAAGGGCGAAATGGCAGAAGGGGCTCTCTACTGGATGTCGCTTTGCTTGATGGAGGCAAATCAGCCGGCAAAGGCAAAGACGCTCCTCACGAATCTCGTAGATTCCAATCCGAATGGGATGAAGGCTTGCGCGGGTATGTACAAGCTTGCGACGATTTACGGCAATGAATGCAATCTGGACCGTAAAAAGCAGTATTTGCAGATGATTCTTTCGAACAATACGTGCGCTTCGACTCCGGAACTGGAGCAGGCCGCGATTTCGTTGCAGGAAATGCTTGACTTTAAGTCTCCGGATGGGCGCTCGGCAACGGAAATTTGCCGCGAACAAATGCGATAA